From the genome of Miscanthus floridulus cultivar M001 chromosome 10, ASM1932011v1, whole genome shotgun sequence, one region includes:
- the LOC136485324 gene encoding mannose-6-phosphate isomerase 1-like, producing the protein MASSTAPLAPATALLERLGLRVAPTDAAADDHHQAVPGLLPLRCAVQHYEWGRRGADSLVARLAGEGGGDGGRPCAELWMGTHPAAPSSLAPDVSLRDWVARNPDALGRDVAARWGGDLPFLFKVLSVAKALSIQAHPDRELAAALHALRPATYRDANHKPEMAVAVTEFHALCGFAATQELKEVLRTVPEVQELVGKEESRKLLGVKDQDGGIGVRSYLKSAFTKLMTASDEAVSEAIANLRTRLNSESKARSLTQKEQLVLSLEKQYPGDVGVLAAFFLNFVKLNPGEAFYVSANEPHAYLSGECIECMATSDNVVRAGLTPKYRDVQTLCSMLTYNQAFPEILQGMPVQPYVTRYTPSTDEFEVDRYLLPPGKSVTMSPVPGPSIFIVMAGEGEIQAGFMTDSAKAKEGDVFFVPAHTKVKLYTSSPRSMQLYRAGVNSSFLS; encoded by the exons ATGGCGTCGTCCACGGCCCCGCTCGCCCCCGCGACCGCGCTGCTGGAGCGGCTGGGCCTCCGCGTCGCGCCCACCGACGCCGCCGCCGATGACCACCACCAGGCCGTCCCAGGGCTCCTCCCGCTGCGCTGCGCCGTGCAGCACTACGAGTGGGGCCGCCGCGGCGCCGACTCCCTCGTCGCGCGCCTCGCCGGCGAGGGCGGCGGGGATGGAGGACGGCCCTGCGCCGAGCTCTGGATGGGCACGCACCCGGCCGCGCCATCCTCGCTCGCGCCCGACGTCTCGCTCCGCGACTGGGTCGCGCGTAACCCCGACGCGCTCGGCCGCGACGTCGCCGCGCGATGGGGCGGCGACCTCCCCTTCCTCTTCAAG GTGCTGTCGGTGGCGAAGGCGCTGTCGATCCAGGCGCACCCGGACCGGGAGCTCGCCGCGGCGCTGCACGCGCTGCGCCCGGCCACGTACCGCGATGCCAACCACAAGCCCGAGATGGCCGTCGCCGTCACCGAGTTCCACGCGCTCTGCGGCTTCGCCGCCACACAG GAGCTCAAGGAAGTATTGAGGACTGTACCCGAGGTTCAGGAATTAGTTGGCAAAGAAGAATCTCGGAAGCTTTTGGGTGTCAAAGATCAAGATGGGGGGATCGGTGTGAGGTCGTATCTGAAATCAGCTTTCACCAAGTTAATGACAGCGAGTGACGAAGCAGTTTCTGAAGCAATCGCAAACCTTAGGACTCGCTTGAACAGTGAGAGCAAG GCTAGAAGTTTAACACAGAAGGAGCAACTTGTTTTGTCATTGGAGAAGCAGTACCCAGGAGATGTTGGTGTGCTGGCAGCGTTCTTCCTAAATTTTGTTAAGCTAAATCCTGGTGAAGCATTTTATGTTAGTGCCAACGAACCTCATGCGTATCTCTCAGGGGAGTGCATCGAATGTATGGCCACCTCAGACAACGTTGTCCGTGCAGGTCTAACTCCGAAATACAGAGATGTGCAAACTCTCTGCTCGATGTTGACTTATAATCAG GCCTTCCCAGAAATTTTGCAAGGAATGCCTGTACAGCCTTATGTGACTCGTTACACCCCATCAACTGACGAATTTGAAGTTGACCGCTACTTGCTACCTCCTGGCAAATCAGTCACCATGTCTCCGGTGCCTGGTCCATCCATATTCATCGTCATGGCAGGAGAAGGAGAAATCCAGGCAGGCTTCATGACTGACAGCGCGAAGGCAAAGGAAGGTGACGTTTTCTTTGTGCCGGCTCACACCAAGGTCAAGCTCTACACTTCGTCCCCCAGGTCCATGCAGCTGTACAGGGCTGGGGTAAACAGCAGTTTCCTGAGTTGA
- the LOC136489290 gene encoding mannose-6-phosphate isomerase 2-like: MVPFVSALMQMSIYLFFARFSLCRICKADGGIVATHFALLSGKLSLAKKEQLVLSLEKQYPGDVGVLAAFFLNFVKLSPGEALYVSANEPHAYLPGECIECMATLDNRAGLTPKYRDTQTLCLMLTYNQVLIFYMRAFREIKQGMPVQPYVTRYAPSTDEFEVDRYLLPPGKSVTMSPVPGPSIFIVMTGEGEIQAGFMTDSAKAKEGDVFFVLAHTKVKLYTSSPRSMQLYRAGVNSSFLS; the protein is encoded by the exons ATGGTTCCTTTTGTTTCTGCACTAATGCAG ATGAGTATTTACTTATTTTTTGCAAGATTTTCTCTCTGCCGCATATGTAAAGCTGATGGTGGAATTGTTGCTACAC ATTTTGCTCTGCTTTCAGGAAA GCTAAGTTTAGCAAAGAAGGAGCAACTTGTTTTGTCATTGGAGAAGCAGTACCCAGGAGATGTTGGTGTTCTGGCAGCGTTCTTCTTAAATTTTGTTAAGCTCAGTCCTGGTGAAGCACTTTATGTTAGTGCCAACGAACCTCATGCATATCTCCCAGGGGAGTGCATCGAATGTATGGCCACTTTAGACAACCGTGCAGGTCTAACTCCGAAATACAGAGATACGCAAACTCTCTGCTTGATGTTGACTTATAATCAG GTTTTGATTTTCTACATGCGGGCCTTCCGGGAAATTAAGCAAGGAATGCCTGTACAGCCTTATGTGACTCGTTACGCCCCATCAACTGACGAATTTGAAGTTGACCGCTACTTGCTACCTCCTGGCAAATCAGTCACCATGTCTCCGGTGCCTGGTCCATCCATATTCATCGTCATGACAGGAGAAGGAGAAATCCAGGCAGGCTTCATGACTGACAGCGCAAAGGCAAAGGAAGGTGACGTTTTCTTTGTGCTGGCTCACACCAAGGTCAAGCTCTACACTTCGTCCCCCAGGTCCATGCAACTGTACAGGGCTGGGGTAAACAGCAGTTTCCTGAGTTGA